Proteins encoded within one genomic window of Lagenorhynchus albirostris chromosome 9, mLagAlb1.1, whole genome shotgun sequence:
- the BIRC2 gene encoding baculoviral IAP repeat-containing protein 2, with product MHKTTSQRLFPDPLYQKIKSMMEDSTILSNWTIVNKQKMKYDFSCELYRMSTYSAFPVGVPVSERSLARAGFYYTGVNDKVKCFCCGLMLDNWKQGDNPIEKHKQLYPSCSFIQNLVSVTSLESTSKNVSSSMRNNFTHSFLPTLEHSSSFSGSYSNLSPNPVNSRAVEDFSPMRTNPYSYAMSTEEARFLTYQMWPLTFLSPSELARAGFYYIGPGDRVACFACGGTLSNWEPKDDAVSEHRRHFPNCPFLENSLETLRFSISNLSMQTHAARLRTFMYWPSTVPVQPEQLASAGFYYVGRNDDVKCFCCDGGLRCWESGDDPWVEHAKWFPRCEFLIRMKGREFVDEIQARYPHLLEQLLSTSDTPGDENADPPIVHFGPGESSSDDAVIMNTPVVKAALEMGFSRSLVKQTIQSKILTTGENYRTVNDIVSALLNAEDEKREEEKERQTEETASDDLSLIRRNRMALFQQLTCVLPILDNLLKANVINKQEHDIIKQKTQIPLQARELIDTILVKGNGAANIFKNCLQEIDSTLYKNLFVEKNMKYIPTEDVSGLSLEEQLRRLQEERTCKVCMDKEVSIVFIPCGHLVVCQECAPSLRKCPICRGIIKGTVRTFLS from the exons ATGCACAAAACTACCTCCCAAAGACTTTTCCCAGATCCCTTGTATCAAAAAATTAAGAGTATGATGGAAGATAGCACGATCTTGTCAAATTGGACAATcgtcaacaaacaaaaaatgaaatatgactTTTCATGTGAACTCTACCGAATGTCTACATATTCAGCTTTCCCCGTTGGTGTTCCTGTCTCAGAAAGGAGTCTTGCTCGTGCTGGTTTTTATTACACTGGTGTGAATGACAAAGTCAAATGCTTTTGTTGTGGCCTGATGCTGGATAACTGGAAACAAGGAGACAATCCTATTGAAAAGCATAAACAGCTGTATCCTAGCTGTAGCTTTATTCAGAATCTAGTTTCTGTTACTAGTCTGGAATCCACCTCTAAAAATGTTTCCTCTTCAATGAGAAACAATTTTACACATTCATTTTTACCTACTTTGGAACATAGTAGCTCGTTCAGTGGTTCTTATTCCAACCTTTCACCAAACCCTGTTAATTCTAGAGCAGTTGAAGACTTTTCCCCAATGAGGACTAACCCCTACAGTTATGCCATGAGTACTGAAGAAGCGAGATTTCTTACTTACCAGATGTGGCCATTAACCTTTTTGTCACCATCAGAATTGGCAAGAGCTGGCTTTTATTATATAGGACCTGGAGATAGAGTAGCCTGCTTTGCCTGTGGTGGGACTCTAAGTAACTGGGAACCAAAGGATGATGCTGTGTCAGAACACCGGAGACATTTCCCCAACTGTccatttttggaaaattctctgGAAACGCTGAGGTTTAGCATTTCAAATTTGAGCATGCAGACACATGCAGCTCGACTGAGAACATTTATGTACTGGCCTTCAACTGTACCAGTTCAGCCTGAGCAGCTTGCAAGTGCTGGTTTCTATTATGTGG GTCGCAATGATGATGTCAAATGCTTTTGTTGTGATGGTGGCTTAAGGTGTTGGGAATCTGGAGATGACCCATGGGTTGAACACGCCAAGTGGTTTCCAAG GTGTGAGTTCTTGATACGCATGAAAGGGCGGGAGTTTGTTGATGAGATTCAAGCTAGGTATCCTCATCTTCTTGAACag CTATTGTCAACTTCAGATACTCCTGGAGATGAAAATGCTGATCCACCAA TTGTTCATTTTGGACCTGGAGAAAGTTCTTCAGATGATGCAGTCATCATGAATACACCTGTGGTTAAAGCTGCCTTGGAAATGGGCTTTAGTAGAAGCCTGGTAAAGCAGACAATTCAGAGTAAAATCCTAACAACTGGAGAGAATTACAGAACAGTTAATGATATTGTGTCAGCACTTCTTAATGCTgaagatgaaaaaagagaagaagagaaggaaagacaaacTGAAGAAACAGCATCAG ATGATTTGTCCTTGATTCGGAGGAATAGAATGGCTCTCTTTCAACAGTTAACATGTGTGCTTCCTATCCTGGATAATCTTTTAAAGGCCAATGTAATTAATAAACAGGAACATGAtattattaaacaaaaaacacagataCCTTTGCAAGCAAGAGAACTGATTGATACCATTTTAGTTAAAGGAAATGGTGCTGCCAACATCTTCAAGAACTGTCTTCAAGAAATTGACTCTACATTATATAAGAACTTATTTG tggaaaagaatatgaagtatATTCCAACAGAAGATGTTTCAG GTCTGTCACTGGAAGAACAATTGAGAAGGTTGCAAGAAGAAAGAACTTGTAAAGTGTGTATGGACAAAGAAGTTTCTATTGTATTCATTCCTTGTGGTCATCTGGTAGTATGCCAGGAATGTGCCCCTTCTCTAAGAAAATGCCCTATTTGCAGGGGTATAATTAAGGGTACTGTTCGTACATTTctctcataa